Proteins encoded in a region of the Bacillota bacterium genome:
- a CDS encoding transposase has translation QSSGQKKGQSMISKRGRPGLRHILYLAALAAVAKNREFQELYASLTMRPRNPLKGKQALVAVAIKILRIMFALVKSGQRYCLGKLMDRCRQEAVKAAA, from the coding sequence GCAGAGTTCGGGCCAGAAGAAGGGCCAGAGCATGATTTCCAAGCGCGGTCGCCCCGGCCTGCGGCACATCCTGTACCTGGCGGCCCTGGCGGCGGTGGCGAAGAACCGCGAGTTTCAGGAGTTGTACGCCTCCCTGACCATGCGCCCGCGCAATCCTCTCAAGGGTAAGCAGGCTCTGGTGGCGGTGGCCATCAAGATCCTGCGGATCATGTTCGCGCTGGTGAAGTCCGGGCAGAGGTACTGCCTGGGCAAACTGATGGATCGGTGCCGGCAGGAGGCTGTGAAGGC